A part of Anolis sagrei isolate rAnoSag1 chromosome 3, rAnoSag1.mat, whole genome shotgun sequence genomic DNA contains:
- the CREBZF gene encoding CREB/ATF bZIP transcription factor, giving the protein MRQSLAQLMASSSGGESPRDAEAASSHEEAALSGDELLFPGLGLDLDGWLEAAMTEGPEPEPPHCPDHHPHPSRPSNRLKAAAAARLNRQKKKQYVSGLESRLQGLAAENRLLRERNRGLCRRLRDLERETGYLRAVLANQSALGRLLSRLGAGRVGMRLNSSLFAQEDRPVQESSSSLAWENSNSSDHDYALPVPEDDDEEENNNNNNKSVAAPAASSPSPGGICLHVDRDQVSVEFCSLCARRAATNSTSSSSSSFASKIFSFRCLPCQAPLCRG; this is encoded by the exons ATGCGCCAGAGCCTGGCCCAGCTCATGGCGTCGTCCTCCGGCGGAGAGAGCCCCCGAGACGCAGAAGCGGCGTCCAGCCATGAGGAGGCCGCCCTTTCCGGCGACGAGCTGCTcttcccaggcctgggtttggaCCTCGACGGTTGGTTGGAGGCCGCCATGACAGAAGGCCCCGAGCCTGAGCCGCCTCACTGTCCTGATCACCATCCGCATCCATCCCGGCCTAGCAACCGTCTCAAGGCGGCCGCAGCAGCCCGATTGAACCGCCAGAAGAAGAAGCAATACGTCTCTGGCCTCGAGAGCCGCCTCCAAGGCTTGGCGGCGGAGAACCGGCTCCTTCGGGAGCGCAACCGCGGTCTGTGCCGGCGCCTACGCGACTTGGAGCGGGAGACGGGCTACTTGAGGGCGGTGTTGGCCAACCAGAGCGCGCTAGGCCGCCTCCTGAGCCGCTTGGGAGCCGGAAGGGTCGGCATGCGACTCAACAGCAGCCTCTTCGCCCAGGAAGACAGGCCTGTGCAAGAGTCTTCCTCCAGCCTTGCCTGGGAAAACAGCAACAGCAGTGACCACGACTACGCCTTGCCCGTCCCAGAAGACGATGATGAAGAagagaacaacaataacaacaacaaaagtgtgGCAGCACCAGCAGCATCTTCTCCCAGCCCAGGTGGCATTTGCCTCCACGTGGATCGGGACCAGGTTTCGGTGGAGTTTTGCTCCCTCTGCGCCAGGAGGGCAGCCACCAACtctacttcttcctcctcttcttctttcgcCTCCAAAAT TTTCTCTTTTAGGTGCTTGCCCTGCCAGGCTCCGTTGTGTAGGGGTTAA